One stretch of Streptomyces agglomeratus DNA includes these proteins:
- a CDS encoding ABC transporter ATP-binding protein/permease — protein MMLHPELTRAAGAARGALLGATALLGAVALTHLVQAVLLAVALSAVARGDTRRLPLLLGAVLLAVFTRAGLSYWQRRTAVAAGSRVRVRLRDALLERLGQLGPAHLDGARAGAVRATLVDGVEGVDAYVSRYLPQFLVTCVVPPLLLTAVAVIEPYALLALVPALLLALLAPRWWDRLLEDRGREHWDSYEDLAADYLEALQGMSALRAAGAVGRTRARLERRSAALHRATVAKLRVSLVDTGLTDLAIQGGTAAAALVACASAVSGNATATGTYLLLMLSSECFRPVRDLSREWHAGYLGVSAADGIAALRTAAGGVPDEGRRQADWHGPPALTFDGVSFRYPGAERPALDGVTFTAEAGATTAVVGPSGAGKSTLLSLLTRHSDPQHGRVLADGTETTRFTLDSLRGAVAVVSQETYLFHASVADNLRLAREDATDDELRDAARSAGIHDEIAAMPDGYDTVVGERGATLSGGQRQRLALARALLADARVLVLDEATSAVDERGEARIGAALSRAARGRTCVVVAHRLDSVRHADRIVVLDGGRVQAVGDHATLMAAGGLYASLVEAGRTTTEAGVPATQAPARATDEAAVPATDETPVSATDETSVPATDEAAGPAREAAGPTTKEAGRAA, from the coding sequence GTGATGCTTCACCCGGAGCTGACACGGGCCGCCGGCGCGGCACGTGGCGCGCTGCTCGGCGCCACGGCCCTGCTCGGCGCGGTGGCCCTGACCCACCTCGTCCAGGCCGTGCTGCTCGCCGTCGCGCTCTCCGCAGTCGCCCGCGGCGACACCCGTCGGCTGCCCCTCCTGCTCGGCGCCGTGCTCCTGGCCGTCTTCACCCGCGCAGGGCTGAGCTACTGGCAGCGGCGTACGGCCGTAGCAGCGGGTTCACGGGTACGCGTGCGGCTGCGCGACGCCCTGCTGGAGCGGCTCGGACAACTGGGGCCCGCCCATCTCGACGGCGCCCGCGCCGGGGCGGTCCGCGCCACGCTGGTCGACGGCGTCGAAGGCGTGGACGCGTATGTCTCCCGCTACCTGCCGCAGTTCCTCGTCACCTGCGTCGTCCCGCCGCTGCTGCTGACCGCCGTCGCGGTCATCGAGCCGTACGCCCTCCTCGCCCTCGTACCGGCCCTTCTCCTCGCGCTGCTCGCCCCCCGCTGGTGGGACCGGCTCCTCGAGGACCGGGGCCGCGAGCACTGGGACAGTTACGAGGACCTGGCGGCCGACTACCTCGAAGCCCTCCAGGGCATGTCCGCCCTGCGCGCGGCCGGGGCGGTGGGGAGGACCCGCGCGCGGCTGGAACGGCGGTCCGCCGCGCTCCACCGCGCGACCGTGGCCAAGCTCCGTGTCTCCCTCGTCGACACCGGCCTCACCGATCTCGCGATCCAGGGCGGTACGGCGGCCGCCGCCCTGGTGGCCTGCGCGTCGGCGGTGTCCGGGAACGCGACGGCGACCGGCACGTACCTGCTGCTGATGCTGTCCTCGGAGTGCTTCCGCCCCGTACGCGACCTCTCCAGGGAGTGGCACGCGGGATACCTCGGCGTATCGGCGGCGGACGGCATCGCGGCTCTGCGCACGGCGGCGGGCGGCGTCCCGGACGAGGGACGCCGCCAGGCCGACTGGCACGGCCCGCCCGCCCTCACCTTCGACGGCGTGAGCTTCCGGTACCCCGGCGCCGAGCGGCCCGCGCTCGACGGTGTCACCTTCACCGCCGAGGCCGGCGCCACGACCGCCGTGGTCGGTCCGTCCGGCGCGGGCAAGTCGACGCTGCTGTCCCTGCTGACGCGCCACAGCGACCCGCAGCACGGCCGGGTCCTGGCCGACGGTACGGAGACGACGCGCTTCACCCTCGACTCGCTGCGGGGCGCCGTCGCCGTGGTGTCCCAGGAGACGTACCTCTTCCACGCGTCCGTCGCGGACAACCTCCGCCTGGCCCGCGAGGACGCCACCGACGACGAGCTGCGCGACGCCGCCCGCTCCGCCGGAATCCACGACGAGATAGCCGCCATGCCGGACGGTTACGACACCGTGGTGGGGGAACGCGGCGCCACCCTGTCCGGCGGCCAGCGTCAGCGACTGGCCCTCGCCCGGGCGCTGCTCGCCGACGCGCGCGTACTCGTCCTCGACGAGGCGACCAGCGCGGTGGACGAGCGCGGAGAGGCCCGGATCGGCGCGGCCCTGTCCCGGGCCGCCCGTGGCCGCACCTGCGTCGTCGTCGCCCACCGCCTGGACTCCGTACGCCACGCGGACCGGATCGTCGTGCTCGACGGCGGACGGGTGCAGGCGGTCGGCGACCACGCCACCCTCATGGCCGCCGGGGGGCTCTACGCCTCACTGGTCGAAGCCGGGCGTACGACGACGGAAGCGGGTGTACCCGCGACGCAAGCACCCGCACGCGCGACGGACGAAGCGGCTGTCCCCGCGACGGACGAGACACCTGTCTCCGCGACGGACGAAACATCCGTCCCCGCGACGGACGAAGCCGCCGGACCCGCGCGGGAAGCAGCCGGACCCACCACGAAGGAAGCAGGTCGCGCGGCATGA
- a CDS encoding alpha/beta fold hydrolase, translating into MSTEERPTPRTMGRHAVREGRFTRRGADLVYDDAGSGPLAVYAHGGLVSPAVEDRMGLFDWLPLLDAGRRLVRYDARAHGRSTGEPVDTDYAYASLADDLLSLLDHLGTAEPVDAMGASMGCGTVLHAAVRAPDRFSRLVLLVPPTAWATRGAYARANRASADAIEREGADEWWAARRNEPRPAAVAGVPVFPPTPAERVLPSVLRGLALSDLPPPAEIAALRRPALVLAWADDPGHPLSTAEALAGSLPYAGLHVSRTRADIRTWGERVAEFLTRPSPPAP; encoded by the coding sequence ATGAGCACCGAGGAGCGGCCCACCCCGAGGACCATGGGAAGGCACGCGGTCAGGGAAGGGCGCTTCACCCGCCGCGGGGCGGATCTCGTCTACGACGACGCGGGCAGCGGCCCCCTCGCCGTGTACGCGCACGGCGGCCTCGTCAGTCCGGCGGTCGAGGACCGCATGGGCCTGTTCGACTGGCTGCCGCTGCTGGACGCGGGCCGGCGCCTGGTCCGCTACGACGCCCGGGCCCACGGCCGGTCCACCGGTGAACCCGTGGACACCGACTACGCGTATGCTTCGCTCGCGGATGATCTGCTGAGCCTGCTCGACCACCTGGGCACCGCCGAGCCCGTCGACGCCATGGGCGCGTCCATGGGGTGCGGCACCGTACTGCACGCCGCCGTGCGGGCGCCCGACCGGTTCTCGCGGCTGGTCCTGCTCGTCCCGCCCACCGCCTGGGCGACGCGCGGGGCCTATGCGCGGGCCAACCGGGCCTCCGCCGACGCCATCGAACGCGAGGGAGCGGACGAGTGGTGGGCAGCCCGGCGGAACGAACCGCGCCCAGCGGCGGTGGCCGGCGTTCCGGTGTTCCCGCCCACCCCGGCCGAGCGGGTGCTGCCGTCCGTCCTGCGCGGCCTGGCGCTGTCCGACCTGCCCCCGCCCGCCGAGATCGCCGCGCTGCGCCGGCCGGCCCTCGTCCTGGCCTGGGCGGACGATCCGGGCCATCCGCTGTCGACCGCCGAAGCACTGGCCGGCTCACTGCCGTACGCCGGCCTGCACGTGTCCCGGACCCGCGCCGACATCCGCACCTGGGGCGAACGCGTCGCTGAGTTCCTGACCCGGCCGTCCCCACCGGCCCCCTGA
- the modA gene encoding molybdate ABC transporter substrate-binding protein — MSLALPSAGRRVAAAVVTTALLVPLAACGSDNGTRKDTRNKTGTSATDSPEADLTVLAAASLTDVFKTAGAAYEKAHPGTKLTFSFAGSQELAAQVRQGAPADALVTADTKTMDALKTDTGAATVIAKNRLVIATGEGNPKKVQGLKDLADTGLKVVLAAPEVPVGRYSQKILDAQKISVNPVSQEPNVRAVLSKVELGEADAGLVYKTDAATATGKVDAIEIPDAQNAIAEYPAATLKTSENAEAAEAFVKWLSSPEARKIFTDAEFQQP, encoded by the coding sequence ATGTCCCTCGCTCTCCCATCGGCCGGACGCCGCGTCGCCGCCGCAGTCGTGACCACTGCCCTCCTCGTCCCGCTCGCCGCCTGCGGCAGCGACAACGGGACCAGGAAGGACACCAGAAACAAGACCGGCACCTCGGCGACCGACTCACCCGAGGCCGATCTGACCGTGCTGGCCGCAGCCTCACTGACCGACGTCTTCAAGACAGCGGGCGCCGCCTACGAGAAGGCCCACCCGGGTACGAAGCTCACCTTCTCCTTCGCCGGCTCCCAGGAACTCGCCGCTCAGGTCAGGCAGGGCGCCCCCGCCGACGCCCTGGTCACGGCCGACACCAAGACCATGGACGCGCTGAAGACCGACACCGGCGCCGCGACGGTCATCGCCAAGAACCGTCTGGTCATCGCGACGGGCGAGGGCAATCCGAAGAAGGTCCAGGGACTCAAGGACCTCGCGGACACCGGTCTGAAGGTGGTACTGGCCGCACCCGAGGTCCCGGTCGGCCGCTACAGCCAGAAGATCCTGGACGCCCAGAAGATCAGCGTGAATCCGGTGTCGCAGGAGCCGAACGTCCGCGCCGTGCTCAGCAAGGTCGAGCTGGGCGAGGCCGACGCGGGGCTCGTCTACAAGACCGACGCCGCCACCGCGACCGGCAAGGTCGACGCGATCGAGATCCCCGACGCGCAGAACGCGATCGCCGAGTACCCGGCCGCGACACTCAAGACGTCCGAGAACGCGGAAGCGGCCGAGGCGTTCGTGAAGTGGCTGTCCTCCCCCGAGGCGCGGAAGATCTTCACGGACGCGGAGTTCCAGCAGCCGTAA
- a CDS encoding ABC transporter permease, with protein sequence MKRLRSRAAGPRTPVLLGIPALLAVAFLLLPLIGVLVRTQWNDLADHLSRPGTTEALRLSLVVSLWALGLSLLLGVPLAWLLARVPFPGKAFVRSLVLLPMVLPPTVGGVALLLAFGRRGLLGPWLENTFGITLPFHTSGAVLAATFVAMPFLVISLEGALGGLRPRYEETAASLGASPVRVFFTVTLPMVAPGLVAGAALTWARALGEFGATITFAGNLPGTTQTLPLQVYLLLQDEPEAATSVSLLLLAIAMLVLVALRGRWTGAPAARARESGPAADEPEPAAADVGAAAGPAGPRENWALHAEVTGFNRLTLDAAPGTTIAVVGPNGAGKTTLLRALLGLTPRAHATLRLGDTDVTRLPPHRRGVAWVPQDGALFPHLSALANTAYGLRAHGVPRAEARRGAQEWLDRLGVGHLAHRKPAEVSGGQAQRVALARALATRPRLLLLDEPLAALDQTTRAHVRHTLRNHLAGFGGVCLIVTHDPVEAVSLADRVLVLDDGRALQDAPPAEVTRHPRSPWVARMLGRNAWPGTATANGLQLAGGETLVVAEPLPAGTDALAIIAPEAVSVHRDKPTGSPRNVWPGTVREITASGSRLRVLITSDRAPDLVAEITPQAAAELRLGDGTSVWTSVKATETTVVAL encoded by the coding sequence ATGAAGCGCCTCCGCAGCCGTGCAGCCGGCCCGCGCACCCCCGTTCTGCTGGGGATTCCGGCGCTGCTCGCCGTCGCCTTCCTGCTGCTGCCGCTGATCGGGGTGCTCGTACGTACGCAGTGGAACGACCTCGCGGATCACCTGAGCAGGCCGGGTACCACCGAGGCGCTGAGGCTCTCGCTCGTCGTGTCGTTGTGGGCGCTCGGCCTGTCCCTGCTGCTCGGTGTCCCGCTCGCCTGGCTGCTCGCGCGTGTCCCTTTCCCCGGCAAGGCGTTCGTCCGTTCCCTCGTCCTGCTGCCCATGGTGCTGCCGCCCACGGTCGGCGGCGTGGCCCTCCTTCTCGCCTTCGGCCGGCGCGGCCTTCTGGGGCCGTGGCTGGAGAACACCTTCGGCATCACTCTGCCGTTCCACACGTCCGGCGCGGTTCTCGCGGCGACGTTCGTGGCCATGCCGTTCCTCGTCATCAGCCTGGAAGGCGCCCTCGGCGGACTGCGGCCCCGTTACGAGGAGACCGCCGCGTCCCTGGGGGCTTCTCCCGTACGTGTCTTCTTCACCGTTACGCTGCCGATGGTCGCCCCGGGTCTCGTCGCGGGGGCCGCACTCACCTGGGCCCGCGCCCTGGGGGAGTTCGGCGCGACGATCACCTTCGCCGGCAACCTGCCCGGGACCACCCAGACCCTGCCGCTCCAGGTGTACCTGCTCCTCCAGGACGAGCCGGAGGCGGCGACCTCCGTCTCCCTGCTCCTGCTCGCCATCGCCATGCTGGTCCTCGTGGCACTGCGCGGCCGCTGGACCGGCGCACCGGCCGCCCGCGCGCGGGAATCCGGGCCCGCGGCGGACGAACCCGAGCCGGCCGCTGCCGACGTGGGCGCCGCTGCCGGGCCGGCCGGACCGCGGGAGAACTGGGCCCTGCACGCCGAGGTCACCGGCTTCAACCGGCTCACGCTCGACGCCGCGCCGGGTACCACCATTGCCGTCGTCGGCCCCAACGGCGCGGGCAAGACCACCCTCCTGCGCGCACTCCTCGGGCTGACCCCGCGCGCCCACGCCACGCTGCGCCTCGGCGACACCGACGTCACCCGGCTTCCCCCGCACCGGCGCGGGGTGGCCTGGGTGCCCCAGGACGGCGCTCTCTTCCCCCACCTCAGCGCGCTGGCCAACACGGCGTACGGGCTCCGGGCTCACGGCGTGCCGCGCGCCGAGGCCCGCCGCGGCGCACAGGAGTGGCTCGACCGCCTCGGCGTCGGCCACCTCGCGCACCGGAAACCCGCCGAGGTGTCCGGCGGCCAGGCCCAGCGCGTCGCCCTCGCCCGCGCACTGGCCACCCGGCCACGGCTGCTGCTCCTCGACGAACCCCTCGCGGCCCTCGACCAGACCACCCGCGCCCATGTCCGCCACACCCTGCGCAACCACCTCGCCGGCTTCGGCGGCGTCTGCCTGATCGTGACCCACGACCCCGTCGAAGCCGTGTCGCTGGCCGACCGCGTCCTCGTGCTCGACGACGGCCGCGCCCTCCAGGACGCCCCGCCCGCCGAGGTCACCCGCCACCCCCGCTCGCCCTGGGTCGCCAGGATGCTCGGGCGCAACGCCTGGCCCGGCACCGCCACCGCCAACGGCCTCCAACTGGCCGGCGGCGAAACGCTGGTCGTCGCGGAACCGCTGCCCGCCGGAACCGACGCGCTCGCGATCATCGCCCCGGAAGCCGTCTCCGTACACCGCGACAAGCCCACCGGAAGTCCCCGCAACGTCTGGCCCGGCACCGTCCGCGAGATCACCGCGTCGGGCAGCCGGCTGCGCGTCCTGATCACCTCGGACCGGGCGCCGGACCTCGTGGCCGAGATCACCCCGCAGGCCGCCGCCGAACTCCGTCTCGGCGACGGAACCTCCGTATGGACCAGCGTCAAAGCGACCGAGACGACCGTCGTGGCGTTGTAG
- a CDS encoding TOBE domain-containing protein, with the protein MQSYTIGQAARLLGVSPDTARRWADAGRVATHRDESGRRLIDGRDLAAFSIEVGQSGPGEEDAPYTSARNAFPGIVTAVKLGDVAAQVEIQAGPHRLVSLLTREAVEELGLEVGMQATARVKSTSVHIDRT; encoded by the coding sequence ATGCAGTCCTATACCATCGGACAGGCGGCACGCCTGCTCGGCGTCAGCCCTGACACCGCGCGCCGCTGGGCGGATGCCGGCCGGGTCGCGACCCATCGCGACGAGAGCGGGCGCCGCCTCATCGACGGCCGTGATCTGGCGGCCTTCTCCATCGAGGTCGGACAGAGCGGCCCCGGCGAGGAGGACGCCCCGTACACCTCCGCCCGCAACGCCTTTCCGGGCATCGTCACCGCCGTGAAGCTCGGCGACGTCGCGGCTCAGGTGGAGATCCAGGCGGGTCCGCACCGCCTCGTCTCGCTCCTCACCCGGGAGGCCGTCGAGGAACTGGGTCTGGAGGTCGGCATGCAGGCCACCGCCCGCGTGAAGTCGACCAGCGTGCACATCGACCGCACCTGA
- a CDS encoding ABC transporter ATP-binding protein: MKPSDIAERGSLRALLPALGPHRAMVARTCAAALVDQAALVALVTLGALAVGAAVVERTAPSAAVVTALIALVVVRALATWREMDLSHDLAYRILAELRVRVFDGLARSAPARIGGRRSGDLAATAMGDVEALEFFYAHAIAQLAASATVFGAGTVTLAVIEPHLLFALIPVAVLLVLAPLLEGRGRTVRGAPTRAAAAELSAEAVQTVDGLRELLAFGALRRRRARLASAGADLAGAQRAEQSWEAAAAAVRDTLVVAAVAGVVALAAHAVAIGRLDGPWAPAAMALALGTLAPAADAAAALGQAGGLRPAAARVGAAITAVAGAPEPLAPRTLPDGPLGVRLRDVRFDYGASRVLDGVDLTVRAGEAVALVGASGAGKSTCAHLLARFWDPSDGAVELLPADGSPPVDLREVAEPELRRAVAVVGQETPLFHGTLADNLRLSAPEATDAELAAVVRSCGIDRFVTDLDTRVGERGTTLSGGQRARISLARALLADPRVLVLDETTAHLDTAGDAELAAALAAASATRTTLWIAHRPATVRRADRIAVLVSGRIAEEGTWGQLTAHEGPFTRVVVPRARTPIGRT, from the coding sequence ATGAAGCCCTCCGACATCGCGGAGCGCGGCTCCCTGCGGGCACTGCTGCCCGCCCTCGGCCCCCACCGGGCCATGGTCGCGCGTACCTGCGCGGCAGCCCTCGTCGACCAGGCCGCGCTCGTCGCACTCGTGACGCTCGGCGCTCTCGCGGTGGGAGCCGCCGTCGTCGAACGCACCGCCCCCTCCGCCGCCGTGGTGACCGCACTGATCGCGCTCGTCGTCGTCCGGGCCCTGGCCACCTGGCGCGAGATGGACCTCTCGCACGACCTCGCATACCGGATCCTCGCCGAGCTGCGGGTACGGGTCTTCGACGGTCTCGCGCGCAGTGCCCCGGCCCGGATCGGGGGCCGCCGCAGCGGCGACCTGGCCGCGACGGCCATGGGAGACGTGGAGGCCCTGGAGTTCTTCTACGCCCACGCCATAGCCCAGCTCGCCGCGTCCGCCACGGTGTTCGGCGCCGGAACGGTGACCCTGGCCGTCATCGAGCCGCACCTGCTGTTCGCGCTGATCCCGGTCGCGGTGCTGCTCGTTCTCGCGCCGCTCCTGGAGGGCCGGGGAAGGACCGTACGGGGCGCCCCGACGCGTGCGGCAGCCGCCGAACTGTCCGCGGAAGCCGTGCAGACGGTGGACGGACTGCGCGAACTGCTCGCCTTCGGCGCCCTGCGCCGCAGGCGCGCACGGCTCGCCTCGGCAGGGGCTGACCTCGCTGGCGCACAGCGCGCCGAACAGTCCTGGGAAGCGGCCGCCGCCGCGGTCCGCGACACGCTGGTGGTCGCCGCGGTGGCCGGGGTCGTCGCCCTGGCGGCTCACGCGGTCGCCATCGGGCGGCTCGACGGGCCGTGGGCCCCCGCCGCCATGGCGCTGGCGCTCGGCACCCTCGCCCCGGCCGCCGACGCGGCCGCGGCGCTCGGCCAGGCGGGCGGACTGCGCCCGGCGGCCGCCCGCGTCGGCGCGGCGATCACGGCAGTCGCGGGCGCTCCGGAGCCCCTCGCACCGCGCACGCTCCCCGACGGCCCGCTCGGCGTACGGCTGCGAGACGTCCGCTTCGACTACGGTGCCTCCCGGGTCCTCGACGGCGTCGACCTCACCGTACGCGCGGGAGAGGCCGTCGCCCTCGTAGGAGCGTCCGGCGCGGGCAAGTCCACCTGCGCCCACCTGCTCGCGCGCTTCTGGGACCCGTCGGACGGAGCCGTCGAGCTGCTGCCGGCCGACGGCTCCCCGCCCGTGGACCTGCGCGAAGTGGCAGAGCCGGAACTGCGCCGCGCCGTGGCCGTGGTCGGCCAGGAGACGCCGCTCTTCCACGGCACCCTCGCCGACAACCTCCGGCTGAGCGCGCCGGAAGCGACCGACGCCGAACTGGCGGCGGTGGTCCGCAGCTGCGGCATCGACCGCTTCGTCACGGACCTCGACACGCGGGTCGGCGAACGCGGTACGACGCTGTCCGGTGGCCAGCGCGCCCGTATCTCACTCGCCCGGGCCCTGCTGGCCGATCCCCGCGTACTGGTCCTCGACGAGACGACGGCTCACCTCGACACGGCGGGCGACGCCGAACTCGCCGCGGCGCTCGCGGCGGCCTCCGCGACGCGCACCACGCTCTGGATCGCGCACCGGCCGGCCACCGTCCGCAGGGCAGACCGCATCGCGGTACTCGTGTCGGGCCGCATCGCGGAGGAAGGGACGTGGGGTCAGCTCACCGCCCACGAGGGCCCGTTCACCCGCGTCGTCGTGCCGCGAGCGCGTACGCCCATCGGCCGGACGTGA
- a CDS encoding SDR family oxidoreductase produces the protein MPVRPEVLLVETVLITGGTGHLGRDVVAELKPRYRVRVLARSPGPDPDVEWVKGDLATGAGVPEAVAGARIVVHAATLSPAARRGYLLPADFWRSPPQVDVDGTRRLLDETRRAGVAHVAHISIVGVGRSSIPYMRVKRTAEELVRGSGVPWSVLRATQFHWLADRMLGKAARLPLPAVPGSLVAQPVDSRDFAAYVADRVREGPGGDCAEFGGPEVLELRDLAGQWQRARGRALRVLNVPVPARVRQAARDMTAPHGRLGRTTWSQWLNTHGPE, from the coding sequence GTGCCCGTGCGACCGGAGGTGCTGCTCGTGGAGACCGTCCTGATCACCGGTGGGACCGGCCACCTCGGCCGTGACGTGGTCGCTGAGCTGAAACCCCGGTACCGGGTGCGGGTGCTCGCCCGGTCGCCGGGTCCGGATCCCGACGTGGAGTGGGTGAAGGGCGATCTGGCCACCGGCGCGGGGGTGCCGGAAGCGGTGGCGGGCGCGCGGATCGTGGTGCACGCCGCGACGCTGTCCCCGGCCGCCCGGCGCGGCTACCTGTTGCCGGCGGACTTCTGGCGCAGCCCTCCCCAGGTCGACGTCGACGGCACCCGACGGCTGCTCGACGAAACCCGCAGGGCGGGCGTCGCCCATGTCGCCCACATCTCGATCGTCGGGGTCGGCCGTTCGTCCATCCCCTACATGCGGGTCAAGCGCACGGCCGAGGAACTGGTACGGGGGAGCGGAGTGCCCTGGTCCGTCCTGCGGGCCACGCAGTTCCACTGGCTGGCCGACCGGATGCTCGGCAAGGCCGCGAGGCTGCCGTTGCCGGCCGTACCGGGCTCCCTGGTCGCCCAGCCCGTGGACTCGCGAGACTTCGCCGCGTACGTGGCCGACCGCGTGCGGGAGGGGCCGGGCGGGGACTGCGCGGAGTTCGGCGGCCCCGAGGTGCTGGAGCTGCGTGACCTGGCCGGACAGTGGCAGCGGGCCCGTGGCCGGGCGCTGCGCGTGCTGAACGTGCCCGTACCGGCCCGTGTCCGGCAGGCGGCCCGTGACATGACGGCTCCCCACGGCCGCCTGGGCCGGACCACCTGGTCGCAGTGGCTGAACACCCACGGACCCGAATGA
- a CDS encoding SpoIIE family protein phosphatase — protein sequence MTGGDQRLDALAATVEQLRSDLALAQETTDARALIGIATGILVERGHGGPTEAAQHLESLAEAARLPLLELAADVVNAASGDAVTEVLPPTAAHSDTKGAPGAVLRLRAAEAGSLSSDAQSAAEALLDQALAPLGADALALWAAGQDGALVLAGHAGFPRGEAERWRYVPPGVGTLAQRALTERKPQWYGSPPAGALGIGGRRGGGGARALLPAESAGRILGVLEVCWPHPQPPLTAATTRQLDALADLCAHTLPGTDLGASSTAHHPDDAMNALGDLADGLLDPALVLRPLIDGQDAVSDFRIAHTNAHFTDLAGRPRSTVTGMSLLEAYPLTAREGGLYEHVLRVHATGEPFRSERMALGTLVADVPLSTVASVGMSRFGDSVLLTWRVESETARLAELLQHAQRLGRIGGFEENLVSRQVIWNSQLFSLFGLPPTSSPVPLERLHKHAHPDDSVAIGRFLRTLLHHRHSASTAFRLQRADGVVRHIRIVAEPVTGPVGQLVAVRGAYQDVSAQHWTEVALAATRDRLADSEQQSAERNRLALQLQQAIMPPSPPAVDTSGLRVAVRYRPAEEGHLVGGDWYDAVVLPSKSVMLAVGDVAGHGIKAATGMVVLRNALRGLAATGAGPAQLLGWLNSVAHHLTDQVTATAICGIYNPETRQLRWARAGHPPPVLVRGGEAAALPLPGGILLGAMPDAPYEEHLVTLEAEDRLLMYTDGLIERRDLSVQQSLDHLLSVAQKPVPELDKYLDRLLTHSRSDTDDDTCLIGVHLR from the coding sequence GTGACCGGGGGCGATCAGCGACTCGACGCACTCGCGGCCACCGTGGAGCAGCTGCGCAGCGACCTCGCCCTCGCGCAGGAGACGACCGATGCCCGCGCCCTGATCGGGATCGCCACCGGCATCCTGGTCGAGCGGGGTCACGGCGGGCCGACGGAGGCCGCGCAGCACCTGGAGTCGCTCGCGGAAGCCGCCCGGCTGCCGCTGCTGGAACTCGCGGCCGACGTCGTCAACGCCGCGTCCGGCGACGCCGTCACGGAGGTCCTGCCGCCCACGGCGGCGCACTCGGACACGAAGGGCGCCCCCGGAGCGGTGCTGCGGCTGCGGGCCGCGGAAGCCGGTTCACTGTCCAGCGACGCACAGTCCGCGGCGGAGGCCCTGCTCGACCAGGCGCTCGCCCCGCTCGGCGCGGACGCGCTGGCCCTGTGGGCGGCAGGGCAGGACGGCGCCCTCGTCCTGGCCGGTCACGCCGGCTTCCCGCGCGGGGAGGCCGAACGGTGGAGGTACGTACCGCCCGGCGTCGGGACGCTCGCGCAGCGCGCCCTGACCGAACGCAAGCCCCAGTGGTACGGCAGCCCGCCCGCCGGCGCGCTCGGCATCGGCGGGCGACGCGGCGGCGGCGGCGCCCGGGCGCTGCTGCCGGCGGAGAGCGCCGGCCGCATACTCGGCGTACTGGAGGTGTGCTGGCCGCACCCGCAGCCACCGCTCACTGCCGCGACCACCCGGCAGCTCGACGCGCTGGCCGACCTGTGCGCGCACACGCTGCCGGGCACGGACCTGGGAGCAAGCAGCACCGCCCATCACCCCGACGACGCCATGAACGCCCTGGGCGATCTCGCGGACGGGCTGCTCGATCCCGCTCTGGTGCTGCGTCCGCTGATCGACGGTCAGGACGCGGTGTCGGACTTCCGCATCGCCCACACCAACGCGCACTTCACCGACCTCGCCGGACGCCCCCGCTCCACGGTCACCGGCATGAGCCTGCTGGAGGCGTATCCGCTGACGGCCCGCGAGGGCGGTCTGTACGAGCACGTCCTGCGGGTCCACGCCACGGGCGAGCCGTTCCGCTCGGAACGGATGGCCCTCGGCACGCTGGTGGCCGACGTACCGCTCAGCACGGTCGCGTCGGTGGGGATGTCCAGGTTCGGCGACAGCGTGCTGCTGACCTGGCGCGTCGAGAGTGAGACGGCCCGGTTGGCCGAACTCCTCCAGCACGCGCAGCGGCTGGGGCGCATCGGCGGCTTCGAGGAGAACCTCGTCAGCCGGCAGGTCATTTGGAACAGCCAGCTGTTCTCGCTGTTCGGGCTGCCGCCCACGTCGTCCCCGGTCCCGCTCGAAAGGCTGCACAAGCACGCCCACCCGGACGACTCGGTGGCGATCGGCCGCTTCCTGCGTACGCTGCTGCACCACCGGCACTCCGCTTCCACCGCGTTCCGGCTGCAACGGGCCGACGGGGTGGTGCGGCACATCCGTATCGTCGCCGAACCCGTCACCGGCCCCGTCGGACAACTCGTCGCCGTCCGCGGGGCCTACCAGGACGTCTCCGCCCAGCACTGGACCGAAGTCGCCCTGGCCGCCACCCGGGACCGGCTGGCCGACTCGGAGCAGCAGTCCGCCGAACGCAACCGCCTCGCACTGCAACTTCAGCAGGCGATCATGCCTCCCTCTCCCCCGGCGGTCGACACGTCCGGACTGCGGGTCGCCGTGCGGTACCGGCCGGCCGAGGAGGGTCACCTCGTGGGAGGCGACTGGTACGACGCGGTCGTACTGCCCTCCAAGTCGGTGATGCTGGCGGTGGGCGACGTCGCCGGGCACGGCATCAAGGCCGCGACCGGCATGGTCGTGCTGCGGAACGCGCTGCGGGGCCTCGCCGCGACGGGGGCCGGCCCGGCGCAACTGCTCGGCTGGCTGAACTCGGTGGCCCACCACCTGACCGACCAGGTGACGGCCACGGCGATCTGCGGCATCTACAACCCGGAGACACGGCAGTTGCGCTGGGCCCGCGCGGGGCATCCTCCGCCCGTGCTGGTACGCGGCGGCGAGGCCGCCGCGCTGCCCCTGCCTGGCGGCATCCTGCTCGGCGCGATGCCCGACGCGCCGTACGAGGAGCACCTCGTCACGCTGGAGGCCGAGGACCGGCTGCTCATGTACACCGACGGCCTGATCGAGCGGCGCGACCTCTCGGTGCAGCAGTCGCTGGACCATCTGCTGTCGGTCGCACAGAAACCGGTCCCGGAACTCGACAAGTACCTGGACCGGCTGCTGACCCACAGCCGCTCGGACACCGATGACGACACGTGCCTGATCGGCGTGCACCTGAGGTGA